The nucleotide sequence TACCCCAGGTGATTTTCTGCTGGCTTATGTTACCCAGCCGGGCCTGCGGGTGGAGCTATTGAAAGCGCACCGGCAACGCCCGGACATTCGCATAGACGGCTTCCATGCAGAAGCCACCGGCCCCGATCAGGTTGTGGACGAAACCCTGACTTATCACGCCATTGATGGCAGGCGGTTTCTGGACTTCATGGTCCGCTGTAAAGCGATCGTTACAACTGCTGGTTTTGAGTCGGTGTGTGAGGCTGCTTATCTGGGAAAACCCGCCCTGATGATCCCGCAGCCAAACCATTTTGAGCAGGCCTGCAACGCCATTGATGGGCAGCGGGCCGGTGTTGGTATAGCCTCTGACCGATTCGATCTGGAGCAATTGTTAGCCTACTTACCCAAGTATGATGTTGATCTGAGTGAGCGTTTCAGAGCATGGCACGCACAAGGCTATTTTTTATTCCTGGCCGCCCTAAATCGGGCAGCTTCCTCCCGCACGCGCTCAAACTCATCGGGCGGCTTTTTCTGGACACGCGTCCGGCAACTGCTGCGCTCCTGAACAGAAGCTAACTATATAGAAAATCTAACGGATTCGGGTAACGAAAGGCGTATTCAGTTTGCTGGATCAGCTTGGCGGAACTGATGCTTTTGAAGGGTTTGGGTTCAGCGGGCTGAATGAAGACTGGCAAGGCACAATCAAAATCTGCGCAGCTTTTACGGTAAATGGCCTCACGAGTGGGGTGCTCCGGCGCTACTGCGTTAAACGTACCCGACGTTTTCTGCCGAATTAGGTTGGTTAGAATTTCGACTGCATCATCCCGGTGCAGGTAGTTGACCGGTACGGCTCCGCTATCGACGGTACGGCCCGCTACATACTTGCCCGGAATGCGATTGTAACCCATTAAACCACCGCAACGCAATACAGTTACGATTCGCTCTGGTGCAAGCTTAGTGAACAGTTGTTCGGCCTGAACCAGCGCCGGTGCGGCCGAATGGCTGGGCTCCGTAACATCTTCCTCAACCAGAGTCCGGCTCAGTTCGGGGTATACTGATGTTGAGCTGACGTAAATCACGTGCGTCACAGGCGAGCTTTGCACAGCGTTCACCAGGTGCTGCATCTGCTGCGGATGAAAGTCGTCTCCCAGTTTGCCAGCCTTCGGCGGAACATCAATCAGGAGCGTATCGGTCCGTAGCAAATCATGTAAGTTTCCTACAGGATGAGGGGCAAGCTGGAGTTGGTAGGCTTCGATTCCCTTCTCAGCCAGCATAGGTATTTTATCGGACGACGTTGTACTCCCTTTGACGGCGTATTCATCGGCTCTGAGCCGCTCAGCTAATGGCAGGCCTAACCAGCCGCAGCCAATAATTGAAATAACCAGCCCAGCCATATTTAGAAACCAATTCCGAAACTGACCGTCCGTACGTCAGGGCCTTTGCCCGGCTCGAACAAAGGACTAAGATCGTACTTCACAAAAAAGTTGGCACTTTTAATTCCAAGATGAGCCATTAATCCGTACCGGTAATCATTCAGATCGAAATTAAAATGGCGTCGGTCCCGGTTACCATCGGCTTCCTTGATTTTCCGATAGCTGTCAAGCCGATAGTTTACATAGCCTCCTACGC is from Spirosoma taeanense and encodes:
- a CDS encoding Rossmann-fold NAD(P)-binding domain-containing protein; the encoded protein is MAGLVISIIGCGWLGLPLAERLRADEYAVKGSTTSSDKIPMLAEKGIEAYQLQLAPHPVGNLHDLLRTDTLLIDVPPKAGKLGDDFHPQQMQHLVNAVQSSPVTHVIYVSSTSVYPELSRTLVEEDVTEPSHSAAPALVQAEQLFTKLAPERIVTVLRCGGLMGYNRIPGKYVAGRTVDSGAVPVNYLHRDDAVEILTNLIRQKTSGTFNAVAPEHPTREAIYRKSCADFDCALPVFIQPAEPKPFKSISSAKLIQQTEYAFRYPNPLDFLYS